In the genome of Lysobacter sp. BMK333-48F3, the window GCGAAGGTGGGCGGGCGGGGGAGAAACGCCCGGTGGGCACCGTCCAGGCGCCGCCGCAGCGGTCGCGACGGCCCGGTACGGGGCCTGCCCGCAGCGGGGCGACTGCCTGAACGGCGGCCGCGTCCGGGCGCCGCTGCGCCCGGGCCGGGGCGAATCGGGCTGCGCAAACGCTGGCGCCCGGGGGCCTTCGCCGCTACAATTCCGGCTCGCCTGAATCCCGAACGCCGGACCGGTCCAGCACCGCGTCCGCGCTTTGCTGCAACTTGCGTTTTGCCGCAGTCGCGCACGGGATCAGATCCTTCGGCAGCCAAGGCGACCCCCGTGACCCAACCCGCAATCCTCGCCCTCGAAGACGGAACCGTGTTCGAGGGCGTTTCCGTAGGCGCGCCCGGCCTCAGCGTCGGCGAAGTCGTATTCAACACCGCCATCACCGGCTACCAGGAAATCCTCACCGATCCCTCGTACGCGCGCCAACTGGTGACGCTGACCTATCCCCACGTCGGCAACACCGGCTGCACGGACCAGGACGACGAGGCGCGCCAGGTCTGGGCCTCGGGCCTGATCGTGCGCGACGTGCCGCGCCGGCCGAGCAACTGGCGCAGCCAGGTCGCGCTGCCGCAGTGGCTGAGCGAGCGCGGCGTGGTCGCGATCGCCGACATCGACACCCGCAAGCTGACCCGCCTGCTGCGCGACACCGGCGCCCAGAACGGCGCGCTGATGGCCGGAGAGATCGACGTAGCGAAGGCGCTCGAAGCCGCGCGCAAGTTCCCCGGCCTGAAGGGCATGGACCTGGCCAAGGAAGTCTGCACCCGCGAGCGCTACGAATGGACCGCCGGCCAGCTCGACCTGGACCGCAACGCCTTCGTCGACGCGCCGGCGCGCTTCCACGTGGTCGCTTACGACTTCGGGGTCAAGCTGAACATC includes:
- the carA gene encoding glutamine-hydrolyzing carbamoyl-phosphate synthase small subunit — translated: MTQPAILALEDGTVFEGVSVGAPGLSVGEVVFNTAITGYQEILTDPSYARQLVTLTYPHVGNTGCTDQDDEARQVWASGLIVRDVPRRPSNWRSQVALPQWLSERGVVAIADIDTRKLTRLLRDTGAQNGALMAGEIDVAKALEAARKFPGLKGMDLAKEVCTRERYEWTAGQLDLDRNAFVDAPARFHVVAYDFGVKLNILRMLAERGCRVTVVPAQTPAAEVLALNPDGVFLSNGPGDPEPCDYAIVAIKEFVARKIPTFGICLGHQLLGLASGAKTLKMKFGHHGANHPVQDLDSGRVMITSQNHGFAVDEASLPANVRVTHRSLFDGSNQGIALTDAPAFSFQGHPEASPGPHDVSPLFDRFVSLLEQAKAA